TATTTTAATCGTTGAAGATGAAAAGAACATCCTTGATGTTATAAAAGCTTATCTTATTAAGGAAAATTATAATATTTATGAAGCCATGGATGGGAAAAAGGCTTTAGAGATATTTAATAAAGAAGAAATACACTTGATAATCTTAGATTTAATGATTCCAGTTATATCTGGTGAAGAGGTGTGTAAAAGAATTAGAAAAACATCTGATGTACCTTTAATAATGCTAACTGCAAAATCTAGTGAAGATAACAAAATTGAGGGTTTAGATATTGGAGCTGATGATTACGTAACAAAACCATTTAGTACACGGGAGCTTGTAAGTAGAGTTAAGGCTTTATTGAGAAGAAGTTATAAAAAAGATAATAAGATTTTAAATAATAAGCTAAGCTTTGACAATGGGAGACTTGTAGTAGAATTAGATAAGATGAATGTTAAGAAGGATGGCATAATTTTAGATTTAACTGCAAACGAATTTAAAATTCTAGCAGTTTTTATAAATAATCCAGGTCTAGTACTTTCTAGAGAACAACTTATTGAGGCGGCTTTTGGTTATGATTATGAAGGGTTTGATCGAACAATAGATACCCATATAAAAAATATAAGACAGAAGCTTGAGGACAATCCCAAAACTCCTGTCTATATATTAACTGTATATGGCGTTGGTTACCAGTTCATGCCTCTTCTATTGTAGCCCCTACCACCGTGACAACCTCCAAATCCTCTACCTCCTGGGAAGCCATTTTCTTTGTGGAATTCCTCCATATAATTAAAATGCTCATCCCAGGTATTATATTGTTCTTGAGTTATGTCACCATCATTAAGAGCGTCCTTTAAAGCTTCCTTCCTATATCCCATTCTTCCCCTGAACCAGCTTAAGGCATCTTCATCCACTGTAGTTTCTGCGAATACAAACATTGTTCCCATACTCAAGACTAGAATAAAACTCAACACTGTAATTAACTTCTTCATATTTATCTCTCCTCCTTTTATGATTAAATTATAGGATACAATTGTGAAGGAATTATGGAGAATGGTATAATGTTTATAAATGGAGGTGAAAAGTTGAAATTATCAAAAAAACTTGCAATAAATTTTATGATTACAATATTATTGTCCATAATAGCTACTTTTTTAATATCAAATTACATGTTAAATAAAAGATTTGAAAATTACCTTGAAGCTGAGCAGGAAGCTAAATTCGGCAAAATCTATCAAGAGATTAATGCTGTATATGTTGAGAATGATTTTAATATAGATAAAATGAGCTTAATGCATTATTCTGTTACAGAGAATATCGA
The DNA window shown above is from Tissierella sp. Yu-01 and carries:
- a CDS encoding response regulator transcription factor codes for the protein MNFNILIVEDEKNILDVIKAYLIKENYNIYEAMDGKKALEIFNKEEIHLIILDLMIPVISGEEVCKRIRKTSDVPLIMLTAKSSEDNKIEGLDIGADDYVTKPFSTRELVSRVKALLRRSYKKDNKILNNKLSFDNGRLVVELDKMNVKKDGIILDLTANEFKILAVFINNPGLVLSREQLIEAAFGYDYEGFDRTIDTHIKNIRQKLEDNPKTPVYILTVYGVGYQFMPLLL